A single region of the Terriglobales bacterium genome encodes:
- a CDS encoding ATP-binding cassette domain-containing protein produces the protein MNTVLKNGAGAYEQYAERPKTIEVEHITKKYGEFTAVDDVSFDVREGEIFGLLGPNGAGKSTLIRMMTTLIEITSGTARIGGHDVQKQPDEARRLMGVIPQAMTSDLDLTVGENLGIYAKLYGVPTAERERSIAELLELVDLTKWRDAQTKTLSGGMRRRLEIARGLVHQPKIFFLDEPTTGLDPVSRVNVWEMLMDIKQKRGLTVLITTHYMDEADRLCDRIAIVDHGHLVALDTPPKLKASVPGSNVIEVQFAEVPAGFEERLKKLSDVRSLQPEGNNMYRILSDEGSLTTTELVSMAVAEQVKIKSLSVQNTTLDDVFVHYTGRGLRDETVKAHAYTGMLFGGEMR, from the coding sequence GTGAACACCGTCCTCAAGAATGGCGCGGGCGCGTACGAGCAGTACGCGGAGCGGCCGAAGACGATCGAAGTGGAGCACATCACCAAGAAGTACGGTGAGTTCACCGCGGTCGACGACGTGTCGTTCGACGTGCGCGAGGGCGAGATCTTCGGGCTGCTGGGGCCGAACGGCGCGGGCAAGTCCACCCTGATCCGCATGATGACGACGCTGATCGAGATCACCAGCGGGACGGCGCGCATCGGCGGCCACGACGTGCAGAAGCAGCCGGACGAGGCGCGGCGGCTGATGGGCGTGATCCCGCAGGCGATGACCAGCGACCTGGACCTGACGGTGGGCGAGAACCTCGGGATCTACGCGAAGCTCTACGGCGTGCCGACGGCGGAGCGAGAGCGCTCGATCGCGGAGCTGCTGGAGCTGGTGGACCTGACGAAGTGGCGCGACGCGCAGACCAAGACGCTCTCCGGCGGCATGCGGAGGCGGCTGGAGATCGCGCGCGGGCTGGTGCACCAGCCGAAGATCTTCTTCCTCGACGAGCCCACGACCGGGCTCGATCCCGTCTCGCGCGTGAACGTGTGGGAGATGCTGATGGACATCAAGCAGAAGCGCGGGCTGACGGTGCTGATCACGACGCACTACATGGACGAGGCGGACCGGCTGTGCGACCGCATCGCGATCGTGGACCACGGGCACCTGGTGGCGCTGGACACGCCGCCCAAGCTCAAGGCGAGCGTGCCGGGGTCGAACGTGATCGAGGTGCAGTTCGCCGAGGTGCCGGCGGGGTTCGAGGAGCGGCTGAAGAAGCTGAGCGACGTGCGGTCGCTGCAACCGGAAGGTAACAACATGTACCGCATCCTCTCGGACGAAGGCTCGCTGACGACGACGGAACTGGTGTCCATGGCGGTAGCGGAGCAGGTGAAGATCAAGTCGCTCTCGGTGCAGAACACGACGCTCGACGACGTCTTCGTGCACTACACCGGCCGCGGCCTGCGCGACGAGACGGTGAAGGCGCACGCTTACACCGGCATGCTGTTCGGCGGGGAGATGAGGTAG
- a CDS encoding ABC transporter permease, whose product MRMMAIVERELRRFFRSPALMMASMVFPLVQLIVLGNAFGGKIQDAHVAIVDQDGGPQALKIRQAFDAIRSTAKTVTPELYTSDKQAMEDVRNGKLDGAVVIPPQYSQRVYEKNRPRIALIVDNTDNFMTSTLTEKLAQLTQAINEPDVEPRLLQKTALEIVELYPYIEYMKYLLPGSIALAMFVSVMIGGGMLYIDDKARGIHEGFLVTPITKLELVFGLTVAGTLKAVGAGVVLTIIGSLISGVGATFHPVTLLLLMLMIVLTSLAFVSMMFLIMVRVDDPLVPRAIFGILNTLLFFPSGAIYPIKAFPGWLKVIAWLDPFTYAVHAFKALLLKEAGLAAIWGDILYLSVFTAITLTGVVLLFKRTL is encoded by the coding sequence ATGCGGATGATGGCCATCGTGGAGCGCGAGCTGCGGCGGTTCTTCCGCTCGCCGGCGCTGATGATGGCGTCGATGGTGTTCCCGCTGGTGCAGCTCATCGTGCTGGGGAACGCGTTCGGGGGGAAGATCCAGGACGCCCACGTGGCCATCGTGGACCAGGACGGCGGGCCGCAGGCGCTGAAGATCCGGCAGGCGTTCGATGCCATCCGCTCCACTGCCAAGACGGTGACGCCGGAGCTCTACACCAGCGATAAGCAGGCGATGGAGGACGTGCGGAACGGCAAGCTGGACGGCGCGGTGGTGATCCCGCCGCAGTACTCGCAGCGGGTGTACGAGAAGAACCGGCCGCGCATCGCGCTCATCGTGGACAACACCGACAACTTCATGACGTCGACGCTCACCGAGAAGCTCGCGCAGCTGACGCAGGCGATCAATGAGCCGGACGTCGAGCCGCGGCTGCTGCAGAAGACCGCGCTCGAGATCGTGGAGCTGTATCCCTACATCGAGTACATGAAGTACCTGTTGCCGGGGTCGATCGCGCTGGCGATGTTCGTGAGCGTGATGATCGGCGGCGGCATGCTGTACATCGACGACAAGGCGCGCGGCATCCACGAAGGATTTCTCGTCACGCCCATCACCAAGCTGGAGCTGGTGTTCGGGCTGACGGTGGCGGGCACGCTGAAGGCGGTGGGCGCGGGCGTCGTGCTCACCATCATCGGGTCGCTGATCTCGGGGGTGGGAGCGACGTTCCACCCGGTGACGCTCCTGCTGCTGATGCTGATGATCGTGCTCACCTCGCTGGCGTTCGTGAGCATGATGTTCCTCATCATGGTGAGGGTGGACGACCCGCTGGTGCCGCGCGCCATCTTCGGCATCTTGAACACGCTGCTGTTCTTTCCCTCGGGCGCCATCTATCCGATCAAGGCATTTCCCGGCTGGCTGAAGGTGATCGCGTGGCTCGACCCGTTCACGTACGCGGTGCACGCCTTCAAGGCGCTGCTGCTGAAAGAGGCCGGGCTGGCTGCAATCTGGGGCGACATATTGTATCTTTCGGTGTTCACGGCCATCACGCTGACCGGCGTGGTGCTGCTGTTCAAGCGGACGCTCTGA
- the fabD gene encoding ACP S-malonyltransferase, whose product MSHQHTTAFLFPGQGSQSVGMGRELAAMYPVAQETFDEADAALGYKLSQLCFEGPEDKLKLTEVTQPAILTVSVAAYRVLREKGIEPLYVAGHSLGEYSAHVAAGTLTFSDAVRIVRNRGRYMQDAVPVGQGAMAAILALSLAEVEKVCAEAAQGEVVSPANINSPGQIVISGAKGAVERAAELAKQRGAKRAVMLPVSAPFHCALMQPAQDRLAADLKAATFHPMNHPLVTNVDAELTTSPEKARDALTRQVTGAVRWTDSMNALTAKGVDTFVEVGPGSVLCGLMRQIDRSRTCLNAENETSLQKVVNHFEGASLAQR is encoded by the coding sequence ATGAGCCACCAGCACACCACCGCATTCCTCTTCCCGGGCCAGGGCTCCCAATCCGTCGGGATGGGCCGTGAGCTCGCCGCCATGTACCCGGTCGCGCAGGAGACCTTCGACGAGGCCGACGCCGCGCTCGGTTACAAGCTTTCCCAGCTCTGCTTCGAAGGTCCGGAAGACAAGCTCAAGCTCACCGAGGTCACGCAGCCTGCCATCCTCACCGTTTCGGTCGCCGCTTATCGTGTGCTGCGCGAGAAGGGTATCGAGCCGCTGTACGTCGCCGGACACTCGCTCGGCGAATACTCCGCGCACGTCGCGGCCGGCACGCTGACCTTCTCCGACGCGGTGCGCATCGTCCGCAACCGCGGCCGGTACATGCAGGACGCCGTGCCCGTCGGGCAGGGCGCGATGGCTGCCATCCTCGCGCTGTCGCTCGCGGAGGTCGAGAAGGTCTGCGCCGAAGCCGCGCAGGGCGAAGTCGTCTCGCCCGCCAACATCAACTCGCCGGGCCAGATCGTCATCTCCGGCGCCAAGGGTGCGGTCGAGCGCGCGGCCGAGCTGGCCAAGCAGCGCGGCGCCAAGCGTGCCGTCATGCTTCCCGTGAGCGCCCCGTTCCACTGCGCGCTGATGCAGCCCGCGCAGGACCGCCTCGCCGCCGACCTGAAAGCGGCCACCTTCCATCCGATGAATCACCCGCTCGTCACCAACGTCGATGCCGAGCTCACGACCTCGCCCGAGAAGGCGCGTGACGCGCTCACCCGCCAGGTCACCGGCGCTGTCCGCTGGACCGACAGCATGAACGCTCTCACCGCGAAGGGCGTCGACACATTCGTGGAAGTCGGGCCGGGCTCCGTGCTGTGCGGATTGATGCGACAGATCGACCGCTCCAGGACCTGCCTGAACGCGGAGAATGAGACGTCATTGCAGAAGGTCGTGAATCACTTCGAAGGCGCTTCGCTGGCGCAGCGCTAG
- the plsX gene encoding phosphate acyltransferase PlsX, whose protein sequence is MPTVISLDAMGSDRAPKPEVEGAILAARHFGLHVILVGREDVLRAELAHHPSAADLPITIAHATEVIGMHEKAATAVRSKRDSTMRVGLRLVREGTAAGFVTAGNTGAAMATAKMVLGALPKVDRPGLAAVFPTAVHGKACILIDVGANVDSKAHNLEQFAIMGEIYYRTIFATPRPSVGLLSIGEEESKGNELTREAYPLLKALPLNFVGNVEGRDLYNGKVDVIVCDGFVGNVALKISEGMVETVRHLLKQSLNATLSSQVGALLSRRAFADFKKRLDYSEYGGAPLLGVKGVCIITHGSSNSNAIKNALRVAAEFATGGTNQAIEKELAALHARHTEPVQT, encoded by the coding sequence TTGCCGACCGTCATCAGTCTCGATGCCATGGGCTCGGACCGGGCGCCTAAGCCGGAAGTCGAGGGCGCTATTCTGGCCGCCCGGCACTTTGGCCTGCACGTCATCCTGGTGGGCCGCGAAGACGTGCTGCGCGCCGAACTGGCGCACCACCCGTCCGCCGCCGACCTTCCCATCACCATCGCGCACGCCACCGAAGTCATCGGCATGCACGAGAAGGCGGCGACCGCGGTCCGCTCCAAGCGCGACTCCACCATGCGCGTCGGCTTGCGCCTGGTGCGCGAGGGCACGGCCGCCGGCTTCGTCACCGCCGGCAACACCGGCGCCGCCATGGCGACCGCCAAGATGGTCCTCGGCGCCCTTCCCAAGGTCGACCGTCCCGGCCTCGCCGCCGTCTTCCCGACCGCCGTCCACGGCAAGGCCTGCATCCTCATCGACGTCGGCGCGAACGTCGACTCCAAAGCGCACAACCTCGAGCAGTTCGCCATCATGGGCGAGATCTATTACCGCACGATCTTCGCCACCCCGCGCCCCTCGGTCGGCCTGCTCTCCATCGGTGAGGAAGAATCCAAGGGCAACGAGCTCACGCGCGAGGCGTATCCGCTGCTCAAGGCGCTGCCGCTCAATTTCGTCGGCAACGTGGAAGGCCGCGACCTCTACAACGGCAAGGTCGACGTTATCGTCTGCGATGGCTTCGTCGGCAACGTCGCGCTGAAGATCTCCGAAGGCATGGTCGAGACGGTCCGCCACCTGCTCAAGCAGTCGCTCAACGCCACGCTCAGCTCCCAGGTCGGCGCGCTGCTCTCCCGCCGCGCCTTCGCCGACTTCAAGAAGCGGCTGGACTACTCGGAGTACGGCGGCGCTCCGCTGCTCGGCGTAAAAGGCGTGTGCATCATCACCCACGGCTCCTCGAACTCCAACGCCATCAAGAACGCCCTCCGCGTCGCGGCCGAATTCGCCACTGGCGGCACCAACCAGGCCATCGAGAAGGAGCTCGCCGCGCTCCATGCCCGCCACACCGAGCCGGTGCAGACATGA